Genomic window (Bacteroidales bacterium):
TCGAAAACGAAACGGAAGGGATACTAATTCCTTACTCAAAAAAAATAGACTTAGAAAGTGATTTAAAAACTTTTGAAGAAATAATCAATTCAAACAATGATATTAATTTTATTCCCACAGAACTATTATGCAAAAACTAATAGCAAGACTTTTTGACGGGAAACAAATTTTGATTCTCGGTTTCGGTAAAGAAGGTAAATCAACTTACGATTACATTTCAAAGTTTATTGATAATGATAAGATAAGTATAGCAGATGCTTCGGAAAGTGCTATTCCCGAAGAAATTAAAGTCAAACACAAAACATTTACCGGAGAAAAATACAATGAAAATCTCAATGATTTTGACATTATTATAAAATCGCCCGGTATTCCGGAAAAACATATTGAGAATGTTGACATTGAAAAAATCACGTCACAAACAGATCTGTTTCTTCGTAAATATTACACCCAAACAATCGGAATTACAGGCACAAAAGGAAAAAGTACAACTTCGAGTTTAATTCATCATGTACTAAAGCAAGGTAATCATAATTCGATTTTAGCCGGAAATATAGGAATTCCTATATTTTCACAGTTAAATAAAATTGACGACAATACAATTATCATTCTTGAATTATCTGCTCATCAACTAAATCACATTCATATTGCGCCAAAAATCTCAATCTTGTTAAACATTTATGAAGAACATTTAGATCATTTCGGAAGTTTTGAAAAATATATTGATGCGAAATGTAAGATATTCGAAAAGCAGAAAAATAATTCAATATTAATTATCGACAAAAATATTGAAATTATCAAAAATAGCTTATCTAAATATCAAGGCGAAATAATATATTTTGATGAGAATAAAATTGATATTCAAGGTAATTTATCCGGAGATCACAATAAGAAGAATATAGCAGCTGTAAAGGAAGTTGCTCAATTATTTAATATTGATGAAGATATTATT
Coding sequences:
- the murD gene encoding UDP-N-acetylmuramoyl-L-alanine--D-glutamate ligase yields the protein MQKLIARLFDGKQILILGFGKEGKSTYDYISKFIDNDKISIADASESAIPEEIKVKHKTFTGEKYNENLNDFDIIIKSPGIPEKHIENVDIEKITSQTDLFLRKYYTQTIGITGTKGKSTTSSLIHHVLKQGNHNSILAGNIGIPIFSQLNKIDDNTIIILELSAHQLNHIHIAPKISILLNIYEEHLDHFGSFEKYIDAKCKIFEKQKNNSILIIDKNIEIIKNSLSKYQGEIIYFDENKIDIQGNLSGDHNKKNIAAVKEVAQLFNIDEDIIDNSVVSFQTLEHRLEFVGEFNGIKFYNDSISTIPEAAIAAFEAIKDVDTAILGGYDRGINYNKLCKYIANSDIRNIILMGDAGNRIGNILESKWNIDTIYVEGLEKAVEIAFKETKIGKSCVLSPAASSYDSFKNFEERGNLYKVFIQKHKG